One window of the Tetragenococcus koreensis genome contains the following:
- a CDS encoding ABC transporter permease/substrate binding protein: MLDLLQQEIPVADWADAAVDWLTENLSGFFSFLQTVGQMIMDGMTNLLSMISPLILIVLLAVAAYFAFNRKWGMPIFTFLGLLFIYNQDMWGDLLNTITLVIMSSLISVVIGVPLGILMSKSETAQSIIKPILDIMQTMPGFVYLIPAVAFFGIGMVPGVFASVIFSLPPTVRMTNLGIRQVPTELVEASDSFGGTGWQKLFKLEMPLAKGNIFAGINQTIMLALSMVVIASMIGAPGLGQGVLSAVQRSQVGNGFTFGVSIVVLAIVMDRFTQRLNKTSQPKQVAEKKKSKKGKIWIATAVAAVVIVWGAISAFSSGSSNTGNITLAYTEQDDQIASTNVIAQVLEDQGFNVTTSSLDNAVMWESVANGEADAMVGAWLPVTHQAQYEEFKDDLDNLGPNVDKQAQNSFVVPSYMDVDSIEDLDDQAGQVVTGIEPGAGIVQAAENTLEEYPNLEGWQQELSSTGAMTTQLERAIAQEDEIVITGWTPHWMFSRFDIKTLDDPKSAMGDAESIYTFAREGLADDMPEAYQILDNFEWDVKDVEGVMLDMEDGRDPEDAARDWIEDNQDKADSWVE, translated from the coding sequence ATGCTTGATTTGCTACAACAAGAAATTCCTGTGGCAGATTGGGCTGATGCGGCGGTTGATTGGCTAACTGAAAACTTGTCAGGATTCTTTTCATTTTTACAAACGGTAGGACAAATGATAATGGATGGTATGACCAATCTGTTATCGATGATTTCACCATTGATTTTAATTGTATTATTAGCTGTTGCTGCGTATTTTGCCTTTAATCGAAAATGGGGAATGCCTATTTTCACCTTTTTGGGATTATTATTTATTTATAACCAAGACATGTGGGGAGATTTATTAAATACGATTACTCTTGTCATCATGTCGAGTTTGATTTCTGTTGTGATCGGTGTTCCTTTAGGCATTTTGATGTCAAAAAGTGAAACTGCTCAAAGTATTATTAAACCGATTTTAGACATTATGCAGACGATGCCAGGTTTTGTTTATTTGATTCCAGCGGTAGCTTTCTTTGGTATCGGGATGGTTCCCGGTGTATTTGCTTCCGTCATTTTCTCCTTGCCACCCACTGTTCGCATGACAAACCTTGGAATTAGGCAAGTCCCTACTGAACTAGTCGAAGCTTCCGATTCTTTTGGTGGAACCGGCTGGCAAAAATTATTTAAATTAGAAATGCCACTGGCAAAAGGAAACATTTTTGCCGGGATCAACCAAACGATCATGTTAGCTCTTTCCATGGTTGTGATTGCTTCCATGATCGGTGCTCCTGGCTTAGGCCAAGGTGTATTATCTGCGGTACAACGTTCACAAGTAGGGAATGGTTTTACTTTTGGCGTAAGTATTGTAGTTCTAGCAATTGTTATGGACCGTTTTACCCAACGGTTAAATAAAACGAGTCAACCAAAACAAGTGGCAGAAAAGAAAAAGTCTAAAAAAGGCAAGATTTGGATAGCTACAGCAGTTGCAGCTGTAGTAATTGTTTGGGGAGCGATCAGCGCTTTTTCTTCTGGTAGTTCAAATACTGGAAATATCACACTGGCTTACACTGAACAAGATGACCAAATCGCTTCGACGAACGTGATTGCACAAGTACTAGAAGATCAAGGCTTCAATGTGACCACATCTTCACTGGATAATGCGGTGATGTGGGAATCCGTAGCCAATGGCGAAGCCGATGCGATGGTCGGCGCTTGGCTGCCAGTTACTCACCAAGCGCAGTACGAAGAATTTAAAGATGACTTGGATAATTTAGGTCCAAATGTGGATAAACAAGCGCAAAACAGCTTTGTAGTTCCATCGTATATGGATGTTGATTCGATTGAAGATTTGGATGACCAAGCCGGTCAAGTTGTTACAGGGATTGAACCAGGTGCAGGGATCGTGCAAGCTGCAGAAAATACCTTAGAAGAATATCCTAACTTAGAAGGCTGGCAGCAAGAATTATCATCTACAGGTGCGATGACGACTCAGTTAGAACGGGCGATTGCACAAGAAGACGAAATTGTGATCACTGGTTGGACCCCGCACTGGATGTTCTCACGCTTTGATATAAAAACATTGGATGATCCAAAAAGTGCAATGGGGGATGCTGAAAGTATCTACACTTTCGCACGTGAGGGCTTAGCAGACGACATGCCAGAAGCTTATCAAATTTTGGATAATTTCGAATGGGATGTCAAAGACGTGGAAGGCGTAATGCTAGATATGGAAGACGGTAGAGATCCAGAAGATGCAGCCAGAGATTGGATTGAGGATAATCAAGACAAAGCAGATAGCTGGGTCGAATAG
- a CDS encoding ABC transporter permease/substrate binding protein, which produces MIDFLENPIPIAAWVDNIVEWLTENLTVFFSIIQSIGQFLMDIMSNGLSAVPPIVMMVVLTVAAYFIFKKRWQMPVFILVGLLFIYNQDMWSDLMYTLTLVILSSLISVAVGVPIGILMSKSNKTEAIIKPILDVMQTMPGFVYLIPAVAFFGIGMVPGVFASVIFAVPPTVRLTNLGIRQVDNELKEASDSFGGTNWQKLYKLEIPLAKGSIFAGINQTIMLSLSMVVISSMIGAPGLGQGVLAAVQRSEVGSGFVYGVGIVILAIIMDRLAQRMNQSSAEKVNEHVKTPKRQKQIMRLSIAAAVVVITTLGLMTSNRSARGSITLSYINLDTELASTNVIAQVLRDEGYEVNTIALDIPVMWEAVANGEADAMVGAWPATNKTQYDMFGDQMDKLGANLENSAQTGLVVPAYMEDVESIEDLTDQADQEIVGVEPGTGTSDATDETIDAYPNLSGWEQVNSSTAAMIAELDQAIKQEEPIVVSIFAPHWIFSRYDLTMLEDPKETMGVPENIETMAREGLEEDEPEAYQILDNFQWEIDDIQSVMFEIENGAEPEEAAQNWIEENPEKVESWTE; this is translated from the coding sequence ATTATTGATTTTTTAGAAAATCCGATTCCGATAGCTGCTTGGGTAGATAATATTGTTGAATGGTTGACTGAAAATCTTACAGTTTTCTTTTCAATCATTCAGTCCATTGGTCAATTTTTAATGGATATCATGTCAAATGGCTTATCTGCAGTGCCACCCATCGTAATGATGGTAGTGTTAACAGTAGCAGCTTATTTTATTTTTAAAAAACGATGGCAAATGCCAGTGTTTATCTTGGTTGGCTTATTGTTTATTTACAACCAAGATATGTGGTCAGACTTGATGTATACACTCACGTTAGTGATTTTATCTAGCTTAATTTCTGTAGCTGTCGGGGTTCCTATTGGAATCTTGATGTCTAAAAGCAATAAAACAGAAGCCATTATTAAACCCATCTTAGATGTGATGCAAACTATGCCAGGCTTTGTGTATCTGATACCCGCCGTTGCTTTCTTTGGTATTGGCATGGTACCCGGCGTTTTTGCTTCCGTTATTTTTGCAGTACCACCTACTGTTCGTTTAACTAATCTGGGGATTCGGCAAGTAGATAACGAATTGAAAGAAGCCTCGGATTCATTTGGCGGAACCAATTGGCAAAAACTTTATAAATTGGAAATCCCACTTGCTAAAGGCAGTATTTTTGCCGGTATCAATCAAACCATTATGTTGAGTTTATCAATGGTGGTTATTAGTTCAATGATTGGTGCGCCAGGACTTGGCCAGGGAGTTTTAGCAGCGGTGCAACGCTCTGAGGTCGGCAGTGGATTTGTATATGGCGTGGGGATTGTGATCCTAGCGATTATTATGGATCGTCTGGCACAACGGATGAACCAATCGAGTGCAGAAAAAGTAAACGAACACGTTAAAACACCGAAGCGCCAAAAACAAATAATGAGACTATCGATTGCTGCAGCTGTGGTAGTGATTACTACTCTTGGGTTAATGACTTCAAATCGGTCGGCAAGAGGTTCGATCACGCTATCTTATATTAATTTAGATACCGAACTGGCTTCGACGAACGTCATCGCTCAAGTTTTAAGAGACGAAGGCTATGAAGTGAACACCATCGCTTTGGATATTCCAGTGATGTGGGAAGCTGTGGCAAATGGCGAAGCCGATGCAATGGTTGGCGCGTGGCCGGCAACCAATAAAACCCAATATGATATGTTTGGCGATCAAATGGATAAATTAGGCGCAAACTTAGAAAATAGCGCACAAACGGGTTTGGTTGTTCCTGCTTATATGGAAGATGTTGAAAGCATTGAAGACCTAACGGATCAAGCAGATCAAGAAATTGTCGGCGTTGAGCCGGGGACAGGGACGTCAGATGCGACGGATGAAACCATTGATGCTTATCCGAATTTATCTGGTTGGGAACAAGTTAATTCGTCAACAGCTGCCATGATTGCTGAACTAGATCAGGCGATCAAACAAGAAGAACCAATCGTGGTTTCGATCTTTGCACCGCATTGGATTTTTTCACGTTATGATTTAACGATGCTAGAAGATCCTAAAGAGACGATGGGAGTACCTGAAAATATTGAAACCATGGCACGAGAAGGTTTAGAAGAAGACGAACCAGAAGCTTATCAAATACTAGATAATTTTCAGTGGGAAATTGACGATATTCAGTCTGTAATGTTTGAAATAGAAAATGGAGCCGAGCCTGAAGAGGCAGCTCAAAACTGGATTGAAGAGAATCCAGAAAAAGTTGAAAGCTGGACTGAATAA
- a CDS encoding quaternary amine ABC transporter ATP-binding protein, which produces MMNLSKVRVEHLTKVFGRRTQQALDLVKEGKSKQEILKETGATVGVHDVSFDVEEGEVFVIMGLSGSGKSTLVRLINRLIEPTSGEVYIDDEDVAKMSKEDLREVRRTKVNMVFQNFGLLPQRTVLENTEYGLEVRGVAKEERQKKAEEALDNSGLLSVKDQFPSQLSGGMQQRVGLARALANDPEILLMDEAFSALDPLIRRDMQDDLLDLQERVQKTIIFITHDLDEALRIGDRIALMRDGKIMQIGTGEEILTHPANDFVREFTEDIDRSKVLTAENIMEPALVINAEEDGPNVALQRMRKEEVSMLLAVDRKRHLDGSLTAEEALDARKNDKPLKEVIDKNVRKIQKDTLVTDIFDLIYNSPAPLAVVDENDRVAGVVVRGSVIGAMTASDKEEENEETNNNEKTASSQEEADENGVNVDA; this is translated from the coding sequence ATGATGAATTTGAGTAAAGTTCGAGTAGAACATTTGACCAAAGTATTTGGTAGAAGAACCCAACAAGCACTTGATTTGGTCAAAGAAGGAAAATCCAAACAAGAAATCCTAAAAGAAACAGGTGCAACTGTAGGGGTTCATGATGTTAGTTTTGATGTAGAAGAAGGAGAAGTCTTTGTTATCATGGGGTTATCCGGTAGTGGGAAATCCACTTTGGTACGATTGATCAACCGTTTAATCGAACCAACTTCAGGTGAAGTGTATATTGATGATGAAGATGTAGCAAAAATGTCCAAAGAAGATTTACGTGAAGTTCGTCGTACGAAAGTCAACATGGTTTTCCAAAACTTTGGGCTTTTACCACAACGGACAGTTTTAGAAAATACCGAATACGGCTTGGAAGTCCGTGGGGTAGCAAAAGAAGAACGGCAGAAAAAAGCCGAAGAAGCATTAGATAACTCCGGCTTGCTATCAGTGAAAGACCAATTTCCTAGCCAACTATCCGGTGGTATGCAACAGCGTGTCGGTTTGGCTCGAGCATTAGCTAATGATCCAGAAATCTTGCTGATGGATGAAGCATTCTCCGCATTGGATCCGTTGATTCGCCGCGATATGCAAGATGATTTATTGGATTTACAAGAAAGAGTCCAAAAAACCATTATTTTCATTACCCATGATTTGGATGAAGCTTTGCGTATTGGTGACCGGATTGCTTTGATGCGTGATGGGAAAATCATGCAAATTGGTACCGGTGAAGAAATCTTGACGCATCCAGCCAACGATTTCGTTCGCGAATTTACAGAAGATATCGACCGTTCAAAAGTTTTGACGGCCGAAAATATTATGGAACCTGCCCTTGTCATTAATGCCGAAGAAGACGGTCCTAATGTGGCATTGCAACGGATGCGTAAAGAAGAAGTCAGCATGCTGTTAGCCGTGGATCGTAAACGTCACTTAGATGGTAGTTTGACGGCTGAAGAAGCTTTAGATGCTCGTAAGAACGATAAGCCGCTCAAGGAAGTAATAGATAAAAACGTACGAAAAATTCAAAAAGATACCTTAGTCACTGATATCTTTGATTTAATCTATAATTCACCTGCACCACTTGCAGTTGTGGATGAAAATGATCGGGTAGCAGGCGTTGTCGTTCGTGGTAGCGTGATTGGTGCTATGACGGCTAGTGATAAGGAAGAAGAAAACGAAGAGACAAATAATAATGAAAAAACGGCTTCCTCTCAAGAAGAAGCTGACGAAAATGGGGTGAATGTGGATGCTTGA
- a CDS encoding ABC transporter permease/substrate binding protein, with product MFDFLQQSIPLADWIDTGVDWLTEHWSGFFSFLQTVGQAVMDFMTNTLSAVPPLLLMVLIAIAAYFIFHRKWWIPIITLLGLLLIYNQEMWADLMNTITLVVISSLIAVVIGVPLGILMSKSETAQSIVTPILDVMQTMPGFVYLIPAVAFFGVGMVPGVFASVIFSLPPTVRMTNFGIRQISTELVEASESFGGTPWQRLFKLDLPLAKGNIFAGINQTIMLTLSMVVIASMIGTPGLGQGVLAAVQRSDVGNGFVYGVGIVILAIIMDRFTQAMNRPVEQTQARISKKKKTIVGGAIAVVVVFFATIGVYSSINQSNQGTITLAYAQQDDQVVSTNVISQVLEEQGYNVNMTSLDIPVVWEAVANGQADAMTGAWLPITHQAQYEEFKNDVDDLGPHIDKQAKLGLVVPSYMDVDSIEDLDDQANREITGIEPGAGIVQATDETLEAYPNLSDWEQIISSTGAMNAQLERAINDNDEIVVEGWNPYWIFQRYDLKYLDDPKGTMGEAESIHTMTRLGFEDDMPGAYRILDNFKWDVDDMESIMLDIEDGKDPEDAASDWIDENRDKVDSWVE from the coding sequence ATGTTTGATTTTCTACAACAATCGATCCCGCTGGCTGATTGGATCGATACTGGCGTTGATTGGCTGACTGAACATTGGTCAGGATTCTTTTCATTTCTACAGACAGTAGGTCAAGCGGTCATGGATTTCATGACGAATACCTTATCAGCAGTACCACCGTTATTATTGATGGTATTGATCGCTATTGCTGCGTATTTTATTTTCCATCGAAAATGGTGGATTCCAATTATTACTTTGTTAGGTCTACTACTTATCTATAATCAAGAGATGTGGGCAGACTTGATGAACACAATTACGCTGGTAGTTATCTCCAGCTTGATCGCTGTTGTGATTGGTGTTCCGTTAGGGATTTTGATGTCTAAAAGTGAAACAGCACAAAGTATTGTTACTCCCATTTTAGATGTGATGCAGACGATGCCAGGTTTTGTTTATTTGATACCTGCTGTGGCTTTCTTTGGTGTAGGGATGGTTCCCGGAGTATTTGCTTCGGTCATCTTTTCACTGCCGCCGACTGTCAGGATGACCAACTTCGGGATTCGTCAAATTTCAACTGAATTAGTCGAAGCTTCCGAATCCTTTGGTGGAACGCCTTGGCAAAGATTATTCAAACTAGATTTACCTCTAGCTAAAGGAAATATCTTTGCTGGGATTAACCAAACGATTATGTTGACTTTATCCATGGTCGTGATTGCTTCAATGATCGGTACACCTGGTTTAGGACAAGGCGTTCTAGCAGCGGTGCAACGTTCAGACGTTGGTAATGGCTTTGTTTATGGCGTAGGTATTGTTATTCTTGCTATTATCATGGACCGCTTCACCCAAGCCATGAATCGGCCCGTTGAACAAACGCAAGCAAGAATATCCAAGAAGAAAAAAACCATTGTTGGAGGAGCTATTGCAGTAGTGGTCGTATTTTTTGCTACAATCGGCGTTTATTCTTCCATTAATCAATCGAACCAAGGCACAATTACATTGGCTTATGCACAACAAGACGACCAAGTGGTTTCCACTAATGTGATTTCCCAAGTCTTAGAAGAACAAGGCTATAATGTTAATATGACCTCCCTTGATATCCCGGTTGTTTGGGAAGCTGTCGCAAATGGACAAGCTGACGCGATGACGGGGGCTTGGTTACCGATTACTCATCAAGCCCAATATGAGGAATTTAAAAATGACGTTGACGATCTAGGACCTCACATTGATAAGCAAGCGAAGCTAGGACTGGTTGTCCCATCATATATGGATGTCGATTCCATTGAAGATTTAGATGATCAAGCGAATCGAGAAATTACCGGAATCGAGCCGGGCGCCGGAATCGTCCAAGCGACCGACGAAACACTGGAAGCTTATCCGAATTTATCTGATTGGGAACAAATCATTTCATCCACGGGTGCGATGAATGCTCAATTGGAGCGTGCCATTAATGATAACGATGAGATTGTCGTTGAAGGTTGGAATCCTTATTGGATCTTCCAACGATATGATTTGAAATATTTAGATGATCCTAAAGGCACTATGGGAGAAGCTGAAAGTATCCATACGATGACCCGACTCGGCTTTGAAGACGATATGCCAGGAGCTTATCGAATTTTAGATAACTTCAAATGGGATGTCGATGATATGGAATCAATCATGTTGGACATCGAGGATGGAAAAGATCCAGAAGATGCAGCCAGTGATTGGATTGATGAAAACCGAGACAAAGTGGATAGTTGGGTAGAATAA
- a CDS encoding polysaccharide pyruvyl transferase family protein — MAIKRAINIDNLDFAYTLGQISLTELIKQLPEEPRRFYMFGVPDYNNLGDQAVAYAEKAFFKRVFPEITYIEILESQTDDAIKELVPMLRESDMIGYTGGGNIGNTYLDHEEPRRKVFSTFVNNKTISFPQSVNFEDTEQGQEELRKSQEAYNKNPNLTLVARETQPLDYFKKNFDVDVIYTSDIVASLKPDPSDVERDGILFIMRQDTEKVINPELLERLSYKLNNVGDDVEQTDTVLPFKASDSNADTAANLDEVRISERGWLIERKLEEIKASEAVVTDRLHGMIFCVLTKTPCLVFDNSYGKASASYYNWFEDLDYIQHTTEKDPDKLAPMIEGLKGYEHSYLHDFSHSYDELIDLIKK, encoded by the coding sequence ATGGCAATTAAAAGAGCGATAAACATTGATAACTTAGACTTTGCTTACACCTTAGGTCAAATTTCTTTAACTGAATTGATTAAACAATTACCAGAAGAACCACGCCGTTTTTATATGTTTGGTGTCCCTGATTATAACAATTTAGGCGACCAAGCAGTAGCTTATGCTGAAAAAGCTTTTTTCAAAAGAGTTTTTCCTGAAATAACTTATATCGAAATTTTAGAATCACAAACAGATGATGCAATTAAAGAACTAGTACCGATGCTACGCGAGAGTGATATGATCGGCTATACTGGTGGAGGAAACATTGGCAATACCTATTTAGACCATGAAGAACCACGCCGTAAGGTATTCTCTACATTTGTCAATAATAAAACCATTTCCTTTCCACAATCGGTTAACTTTGAAGATACAGAACAAGGACAAGAAGAATTAAGAAAAAGCCAAGAAGCTTACAATAAAAATCCTAATTTAACCCTTGTTGCTAGAGAAACACAACCATTAGATTATTTTAAAAAGAATTTTGACGTAGATGTTATTTATACTTCAGATATCGTCGCTTCACTTAAACCAGACCCTTCGGATGTTGAACGTGATGGGATACTATTTATTATGCGACAAGACACTGAAAAAGTTATCAACCCAGAATTGTTAGAAAGATTAAGCTATAAACTGAATAACGTGGGCGATGACGTAGAACAAACGGATACCGTTTTGCCATTTAAAGCTTCCGATAGCAATGCGGATACAGCAGCTAATTTAGATGAAGTACGTATCTCAGAACGTGGCTGGTTGATTGAACGTAAATTAGAAGAAATCAAAGCCAGTGAAGCTGTAGTAACGGACCGCTTGCATGGCATGATCTTTTGTGTACTAACAAAAACGCCTTGCTTGGTATTTGACAATAGCTACGGTAAAGCGAGTGCCTCTTACTATAACTGGTTTGAAGATTTGGATTACATCCAACATACAACAGAAAAAGATCCAGACAAATTGGCACCTATGATTGAAGGATTAAAAGGCTACGAACATTCATATCTACATGATTTTTCACATAGCTATGATGAATTGATCGATTTGATTAAAAAATAA
- a CDS encoding GlsB/YeaQ/YmgE family stress response membrane protein codes for MGWLWTIIVGGVIGAIAGAITNKGGSMGIIFNVIAGLVGSSIGQAILGNWGPVIGGMAIIPSIIGAIIVVAVVSFFLGRN; via the coding sequence ATGGGTTGGTTATGGACAATTATCGTCGGTGGCGTCATTGGCGCAATTGCTGGCGCTATTACAAACAAAGGCGGATCAATGGGCATTATCTTTAATGTGATTGCAGGCCTGGTTGGTTCATCTATTGGACAAGCAATTCTAGGAAATTGGGGCCCTGTTATCGGCGGTATGGCGATTATCCCATCTATTATTGGGGCAATTATCGTTGTTGCAGTTGTTTCATTTTTCTTAGGTAGAAATTAG
- a CDS encoding polysaccharide pyruvyl transferase family protein, protein MTVNLLADITNLNFAYTLGQLSLTELIKQLPEDRQRFYMFGTPIYNNLGDLAVSEAQKRFFAENFPELVYIEITEPQTDQAIEELLPLLRPDDMIGYVGGGNIGNLHIAHEIPRRKVFSTFVNNKTISFPQSVYFEDTEEGQEELRKSQEAYNKNPNLTLVARDTQTLNYFKEHFEVNAILTSDMVLFLQPKRPEFERDGTLFIMRKDAEKVTSDELIAQLTNSLENAGEEVEPTDTVLSFKAYDVKTDADPPLDIVRISERDWLLTLKLDQIKASEVVVTDRLHGMIFSAITQTPCLVFDNNYGKASAFYYN, encoded by the coding sequence ATGACAGTAAACTTGTTAGCGGATATTACGAATTTAAATTTTGCTTACACCTTAGGACAACTTTCTTTAACAGAGTTAATTAAGCAGTTGCCTGAAGACCGACAACGTTTTTATATGTTTGGAACACCGATTTATAATAATTTAGGCGATTTAGCGGTTAGTGAAGCACAAAAGAGATTTTTTGCAGAAAACTTTCCGGAATTAGTCTACATTGAAATCACCGAACCACAAACGGACCAAGCGATCGAGGAATTATTACCATTACTGCGCCCTGATGACATGATTGGCTATGTCGGCGGTGGGAATATTGGTAACTTACACATAGCGCATGAAATTCCGCGACGCAAAGTGTTTTCTACTTTTGTTAACAACAAGACGATTTCTTTTCCTCAGTCTGTTTATTTTGAAGACACAGAAGAAGGACAAGAGGAATTAAGAAAAAGCCAAGAAGCTTATAATAAGAATCCTAATTTGACCCTTGTTGCAAGAGACACGCAAACACTAAATTATTTCAAAGAACATTTTGAGGTAAATGCCATTCTCACATCTGATATGGTTTTATTTCTACAACCAAAACGCCCTGAGTTTGAGCGAGACGGTACGTTGTTTATCATGCGTAAGGATGCTGAAAAAGTCACATCAGATGAATTAATAGCGCAACTAACCAACAGCTTGGAAAATGCTGGCGAAGAAGTAGAACCAACGGATACTGTGCTTTCTTTTAAAGCTTATGATGTAAAAACGGATGCAGATCCTCCCCTTGATATTGTAAGGATATCTGAGCGGGATTGGTTATTGACGCTTAAATTAGATCAAATCAAAGCAAGCGAAGTGGTGGTAACCGACCGTTTGCATGGGATGATCTTTTCTGCCATTACACAAACACCGTGCCTTGTATTTGATAACAACTATGGTAAAGCGAGTGCGTTTTACTATAACTAG
- a CDS encoding ABC transporter permease/substrate binding protein — MADFLQQKIPIAQVIDAIVDWLTENLSGLFSLLQVIGQSVMDVMSNTLAAIPPILLILLLIIAAYFVFNKKWQMPVFILIGFVFIYNQNMWDDLMYTLTLVIVSSFIAIVIGVPVGIVMAKSDKAQVVIKPILDVMQTMPSFVYLIPAVAFFGIGMVPGTFASVIFAVPPTVRLTNLGIRQVDTEIKEASDSLGGTGIQKLIKVELPLAKGNIFAGINQTTMMVLSMVVIASMIGTPGLGQGVLAAVQRSQIGSGFVYGVGVVILAIMMDRFTQSLNKNRGKDQSEIEPIPKKRKILVGGLTAAAVIVLAIIGGVSQSDANKGALTLAYAEQDDQVATTTVIAQVLEEQGYNVTMTALDIPVTFEAVANGQADAMLGAWLPTTHEANYAQLGDQLDNLGPSLDEQAQNGIVVPSYMDVDSIEDLTDEADQTITGVEPGAGNTAAAQATLEAYPNLEDWELATSSAGAMTTQLERAISQEEEVVVSAWSPHWIFSRFDVKFLEDPEGGMGGAESIVTMARLGLEEDMPEAYQILDNFQWEVEDIESVMLEIEEGTDPEVAAQNWIEENPDKVEEWVK, encoded by the coding sequence ATGGCTGATTTTTTACAACAAAAGATTCCAATTGCCCAGGTAATTGATGCGATTGTCGACTGGTTAACTGAGAATTTATCCGGACTTTTTAGTTTGTTGCAGGTCATCGGCCAAAGCGTGATGGACGTAATGTCCAACACATTAGCGGCAATCCCTCCTATACTATTGATCTTATTACTTATAATTGCAGCTTACTTTGTCTTTAATAAGAAATGGCAAATGCCAGTATTCATTTTGATTGGCTTCGTCTTTATTTATAATCAAAATATGTGGGACGATTTAATGTATACACTCACGTTAGTCATTGTTTCCAGCTTTATTGCGATTGTCATAGGTGTTCCTGTAGGGATAGTAATGGCTAAAAGCGATAAAGCACAAGTGGTGATTAAGCCCATTTTAGATGTGATGCAAACAATGCCTAGCTTTGTGTATTTGATTCCAGCCGTTGCTTTCTTTGGTATTGGGATGGTACCAGGGACCTTTGCTTCAGTCATTTTTGCGGTACCACCGACTGTTCGACTAACTAACTTGGGTATTCGCCAAGTGGATACCGAAATCAAAGAAGCTTCAGACTCCTTAGGGGGTACAGGGATCCAAAAATTGATTAAAGTCGAACTTCCGCTAGCCAAAGGAAATATTTTTGCTGGTATTAACCAAACGACCATGATGGTTTTATCTATGGTGGTTATTGCTTCAATGATCGGAACACCTGGTTTAGGCCAAGGCGTATTAGCTGCTGTGCAACGTTCACAAATTGGCTCAGGTTTTGTTTATGGTGTTGGCGTAGTTATTTTAGCGATTATGATGGATCGCTTTACCCAAAGCTTAAATAAAAATCGTGGGAAAGATCAAAGTGAAATTGAACCTATACCTAAGAAAAGAAAAATATTGGTTGGCGGCCTTACTGCTGCAGCAGTAATCGTACTTGCAATCATAGGTGGGGTGTCACAAAGTGATGCTAACAAAGGAGCCCTTACACTCGCTTATGCCGAACAAGATGACCAAGTAGCAACAACAACTGTGATCGCACAAGTGCTAGAAGAACAAGGGTATAATGTTACCATGACGGCTTTGGATATTCCGGTCACTTTTGAAGCGGTGGCAAACGGTCAAGCCGATGCGATGTTAGGTGCATGGTTACCGACAACCCATGAAGCAAATTATGCTCAACTAGGAGACCAGTTAGACAATTTGGGCCCCAGCTTAGATGAACAAGCCCAAAATGGCATTGTCGTACCATCTTATATGGATGTTGATTCGATTGAAGATTTAACAGATGAAGCCGATCAGACCATTACTGGTGTTGAGCCTGGTGCAGGAAATACAGCAGCTGCTCAAGCGACTTTAGAAGCTTATCCTAATTTAGAAGATTGGGAATTAGCTACTTCTTCTGCTGGAGCGATGACGACACAATTGGAGCGTGCCATTAGTCAAGAAGAGGAAGTTGTGGTATCAGCTTGGAGTCCACATTGGATTTTTTCACGTTTTGATGTGAAATTTTTAGAAGACCCAGAAGGTGGCATGGGCGGTGCTGAAAGCATTGTGACCATGGCAAGATTAGGTCTAGAAGAGGACATGCCAGAAGCTTATCAAATTTTGGATAACTTCCAGTGGGAGGTCGAAGATATCGAATCAGTCATGCTTGAAATAGAAGAAGGGACAGACCCAGAAGTAGCGGCCCAAAATTGGATTGAAGAAAACCCCGACAAGGTCGAAGAATGGGTCAAATAG